The nucleotide window GAATAACCAACAACGGATGGATGTAATTGGTAATAACATCGCAAATGTGAGTACGGTGGCATATAAATCCAGTGATGCTACATTTGCCGAAGCGCAGATTCAAATTGAGCGCGGTGCGACTACCGAACAACCAATTGGCTTTGCTATTGGGTTAGGTGCTAGGTTAGTTGGCACAACTACAAATTTCAATCAAGGGGCATTTCAAAGAACTGATGTTACTTCAGATTTAGGACTTAATGGAGAAGGTATGTACTCCGTTGGAACGACTATTGCTGGTGGAAATGCTTTTTTAACACGCGCAGGAAACTTTATCATTGACTCGGATGGATATTTTAGAACTCCTGATGGGTTATACCTAAAAGGCCAAATGGGTACAGGCACTACGGCTAATATTACAGCTGCAGTAACGCCAACAGATTTTACAGCAGGCAACTTTCCCACAGCTGCGGTTTTTGTCCCTGATCAAATCGGAGGTGTGAATGTATCCAGTTATTCTGTAGGTCTGGATGGTGTTATAACTGCTGTTAGCACTACAGGTGCTACACTGGACGTCGGACAAATTCACGTGGCCAGCTTTAGTAACGAGAATGGGTTACGACGCGAGGGTAATAATCTTTATACGAATACTGCCTCATCCGGCCATGAAGGTAGTTATATACCTAATTCAGCAAATTTATCGACAACGATACAAAGCGGCTCATTAGAACTCTCTAATGTTGATATGGCAGAACAATTTAGCCGCATGATTATTACGCAACGTTCATTCGATGCGAATGCCAGGACTATTTCTACTAGTGACGAAATGCTGCAAACACTGATGAACCTCAAGAGGTAATAAGGATAGGAGCTAACTATGGCGGAAGATGGAGAAGAAAATAAGGATAGTGGGGAGAGTGGCAGTTCAGGTGGTGGAATGCCCATGGGGCTCTTTTTGGGTGTTACAGGCGGTATGTCTGTATTGCTCTTAGGGGGAGGCTTTGCCATAGCTTATTTTATTTTGCCTACACAGATCGCTTCGATTGTAGAGGAGCAGCAAGCTGATATGTTAGCCGCCTACACTGCAGCAGCTGCTTCGGCTGGGTCCGGGGAAGCCGGTGTAGAAGACGAAAGTAATGCTGGTGAGGCTGGCGGTAATGAAGGAGAAGGCGCCAGTGAGGGGAATAGCGATAATGATGGTGGCACAGGAGAGTCTGATGGCTCTGGGTCCATAGAAGATATGCCTACTAGCGAGGACTTTATTTTATCAGAAATCATTGTGAATTTAGCGGGGAGTCGTGGGGGGCGTTACGTTAAGGCGACGATGTTTTTTGACGGCTCAAAATATGTCCTGGGTGAGTTAGAGCAGCACAGACCGAAAGTAACAGATGTTGTATCGGAGGTTTTATCAAGTAAAACACTTGCTCAGTTTAATAGCCCAGGCGTTCGAGGGGAGCTAAGAAGAGAACTTATAGCGGCAGTGAATGCAACTCTTAAGAGGGGTAAGGTTGACAATATCTATTTTGAATCACTTCTTGTTCAATAATATATGGCAGATGAAGAAGAAATTCCCGGAGCCGATGTTCTCAGCCAATCGGAGGTTGAGGACATTCTTGCTTCTATTGGTGCTGAAACTGAGGACCAAGTTAAGGTTATCAGCAGGCGCCTCAAGCAGCCTGAAAAGCATCAATTAGAAGAATTTGACTTTCGCAGCCCTGTCTTTCTCAGTGCTGCTGAAATGCGTCGCTTGCGCATTAAGAACGAAGAATTTATCCGAAGCTTAAGTGCAGCCCTTTCGGTCTATTTACAAATGGAATTCGGTCTGCAAATGTCAAGGCTTGAAACATTGACTTATCAAATGATGTTGGAAAGCTTGCCCATGCCCAGCCATTTGACTTTATTCAGGATGAATCCCTTAAATGGTATTTGTTTAATGGATATTTCTCCAAGACTTGGTCTCACTATTCTTGATCGGATGATGGGTGGGCCAGGACATTCAATTAAGAATGAAAGAGATTTTACAGATATTGAGGTGACAGTTCTTCAGGACTTTATTCATTTGATTTTAAAGGAGTTTGCCAACAGTTGGCAGCGTTATCAAAATTTAGAACATGAAATTATAGAGCATGAAAATACAGCTCGATTTCTAAACATTGTTGAACCAGACGAGGTCATTTTATACCTAGAAATGGAGGCGAGACTTGGTGATTGTTTAGCAGGTATTCGGTTTATGATTCCCTATCGTATGATGGAAGGAATCATTGATCAGCTAATGGCAGAAATATCCAATCAGGAAGGGAGGATTGAGGAGAAAAAAGCGCCCACTGTCATGGTGGAAAATTATAAGAATATTCCAATCATACTTAAAACCTTTTTGAAGGGGTTATCGATGACTTTGGGTGAAATAAAAGATTTAGATAGAGGAGATTTAATTCTTTTAGACGAAAAGCTATGTAACCAAGTGATTGTGGAGCTAGGTAAAATACCAAAATTCAAAGGACAAGTAGATATTTTGAAAGAACCTGTAAGTGTCACACTTACGGAAAAGATGGATACCAATTATGAGTGAGGAAGTAAGCACAGAACCCCTGGATTCAAGCATCATCATGAATATCCCGGTCGCTCTTAGTGTTGAGCTCGGTAGGACGGAATTACAAGTTAAAGAGCTTGTAGGGTTAGCCCCTGGGAATGTTGTTGAATTAGATCGCCAGGTGAATGATCCCGTAGACTTATATGTGAATGGGCGTCTTATTGCTAAGGGTGAGGTAGTGGTTGTTGATGATGCAATTGGCATAAAAATTACGGAAGTCGTAGGTAAGGAATAGCCGTGATAGATGTAATAGAGCCATGGCGTTTAATAGCCTTGATTTTCTTTATGGGAGGATTAGTTGCTCTCTGGTGTTGGAGTAATAAGGGAAAAATAAAAGTCAATGGTATGATATCAGGGAAAAGCTCAAAAATAAATGTGATCGAAAGACGTTGGATAGGTTCCAAAGAAAGTTTGATTTTAGTAGAAGTAGAAGGTGAAAAATACTTGTTAGCAACTGGGCAAGGAGGCTCGTCATGGCAAAAATTAGAATCAAAGTGTCAATTAGAACAAGTAATCTAATAGTCTATGTTGAAGTGCTTAAAAAGACATTCCACCCTGGGGTTGAGGTTTTCTTTAGGAATACTTTCGCTAGTGTTCTTCTTAATCTTGGGTGATGATCTTTGTGCTCAAGCATCTTCCTCAAATAGCGGGCCACTAACTATCACCTTGGCTAACAACGATGGTGAGGAAGTAGGAGATCTCTCAATGAGTCTTCAACTCTTGATTATCTTTACTATACTGAGTGTTGCACCAGCTATATTAATTATGACCACATCGTTTATACGAATCATTGTGGTGTTGTCATTTTTAAAAAGTGGTTTGAGTGTGCAACAGCCTCCATCTCAAGTTTTAGCAGGTATGGCTATGTTTTTAACGTTCTTTATTATGAAGCCGACTTGGGATGAAGTTTATCTTGTCTCTGTTGAGCCTTATCAAAAAGGTGAAATAACAACCATGGAAGCACTGGAAAGAGCGCAAGAGCCTTTAAAAGAATTTATGCTGCTTTACACAAGAGAAACAGAGTTGAGTTTCTTTATGGACGTTGCCCCAAGTCCCTTAGAAGCAGAGGATCCTAGAGATCTACCCCTGCAGGTTATATTGCCAGCCTTTATGCTTTCGGAATTGAAAACAGGCTTCCAAATGGGATTACTTATCTTATTACCGTTCCTAGTGGTGGATATGGTGATCGCTTCGACTTTGATGTCATTGGGTATGTTTATGTTACCACCACCTATTATAGCTTTGCCCATTAAATTGATGATCTTTGTCCTTATTGATGGATGGACCGTCATACTAACCTCACTTGTAAACAGCTTTCATTTAACAGGATGAATAATGATACAGCATATGAATTGATTAAGATTTGCCTTATGCAAGGCATTATTATTTCTGCACCCTTGATTTTGATGGCAATGGGCGTAGGTATTGTTATCAGTCTTTTTCAGACAGTGACTTCTATTCAGGAGCAAACTCTAACCTTTGTTCCAAAAGTGCTTGCTGCTGCTTTTATCCTCTGGTTGATAGCTC belongs to Verrucomicrobiota bacterium and includes:
- a CDS encoding flagellar hook-basal body complex protein: MIRSLFSAVSGLLNNQQRMDVIGNNIANVSTVAYKSSDATFAEAQIQIERGATTEQPIGFAIGLGARLVGTTTNFNQGAFQRTDVTSDLGLNGEGMYSVGTTIAGGNAFLTRAGNFIIDSDGYFRTPDGLYLKGQMGTGTTANITAAVTPTDFTAGNFPTAAVFVPDQIGGVNVSSYSVGLDGVITAVSTTGATLDVGQIHVASFSNENGLRREGNNLYTNTASSGHEGSYIPNSANLSTTIQSGSLELSNVDMAEQFSRMIITQRSFDANARTISTSDEMLQTLMNLKR
- a CDS encoding flagellar basal body-associated FliL family protein, with product MAEDGEENKDSGESGSSGGGMPMGLFLGVTGGMSVLLLGGGFAIAYFILPTQIASIVEEQQADMLAAYTAAAASAGSGEAGVEDESNAGEAGGNEGEGASEGNSDNDGGTGESDGSGSIEDMPTSEDFILSEIIVNLAGSRGGRYVKATMFFDGSKYVLGELEQHRPKVTDVVSEVLSSKTLAQFNSPGVRGELRRELIAAVNATLKRGKVDNIYFESLLVQ
- a CDS encoding flagellar motor switch protein FliM, encoding MADEEEIPGADVLSQSEVEDILASIGAETEDQVKVISRRLKQPEKHQLEEFDFRSPVFLSAAEMRRLRIKNEEFIRSLSAALSVYLQMEFGLQMSRLETLTYQMMLESLPMPSHLTLFRMNPLNGICLMDISPRLGLTILDRMMGGPGHSIKNERDFTDIEVTVLQDFIHLILKEFANSWQRYQNLEHEIIEHENTARFLNIVEPDEVILYLEMEARLGDCLAGIRFMIPYRMMEGIIDQLMAEISNQEGRIEEKKAPTVMVENYKNIPIILKTFLKGLSMTLGEIKDLDRGDLILLDEKLCNQVIVELGKIPKFKGQVDILKEPVSVTLTEKMDTNYE
- the fliN gene encoding flagellar motor switch protein FliN; its protein translation is MSEEVSTEPLDSSIIMNIPVALSVELGRTELQVKELVGLAPGNVVELDRQVNDPVDLYVNGRLIAKGEVVVVDDAIGIKITEVVGKE
- a CDS encoding flagellar biosynthetic protein FliO; this translates as MIDVIEPWRLIALIFFMGGLVALWCWSNKGKIKVNGMISGKSSKINVIERRWIGSKESLILVEVEGEKYLLATGQGGSSWQKLESKCQLEQVI
- the fliP gene encoding flagellar type III secretion system pore protein FliP (The bacterial flagellar biogenesis protein FliP forms a type III secretion system (T3SS)-type pore required for flagellar assembly.); translated protein: MLKCLKRHSTLGLRFSLGILSLVFFLILGDDLCAQASSSNSGPLTITLANNDGEEVGDLSMSLQLLIIFTILSVAPAILIMTTSFIRIIVVLSFLKSGLSVQQPPSQVLAGMAMFLTFFIMKPTWDEVYLVSVEPYQKGEITTMEALERAQEPLKEFMLLYTRETELSFFMDVAPSPLEAEDPRDLPLQVILPAFMLSELKTGFQMGLLILLPFLVVDMVIASTLMSLGMFMLPPPIIALPIKLMIFVLIDGWTVILTSLVNSFHLTG
- a CDS encoding flagellar biosynthetic protein FliQ, producing MNNDTAYELIKICLMQGIIISAPLILMAMGVGIVISLFQTVTSIQEQTLTFVPKVLAAAFILWLIAPWILESLGNLMILMFSRAGEVNV